In Drosophila busckii strain San Diego stock center, stock number 13000-0081.31 chromosome 3R, ASM1175060v1, whole genome shotgun sequence, the sequence ATGAatataactattttaattagaatatGCTGGTAGCTTACCAAAAAATCGAAAACGCTAAGTCCGAGCATTTCAAAAACTATGCACATATGTCCATGATAATCAAACCAGTCAATCATTTTGACGCACAGACTGCAGAGAAGATTTCATTatagcataattattatattggAAGTGCTGGTGGAACTTACTGATCACCATGCGGATCTTTCATAGCTATCTTCTCCAAAGCATTTATCTCCAGCTTGGCAGCTTCGCGATATTtctcaacatttttaatgattttcaaGGCCATGCAAAAATCActgcacataaacaaatataaaaaaaataattagtcATAGTTCGTGTCTGGACacactttgtggggtctgctgCATATTAAAGTCAACTCACCGTTCCATATCTTTCACCTTGACCACACGCCCAAAGGTGCCCTCGCCCAGTGTGGCCATGATCTTATCTGAAATTTGTGTAAGAGTaggcaaattaaagtttatgttatagttttgctaaactaaaaacattATTAAGTAACTACGATAAAAGCTAAACCTGTAACCTAGTTGTTCTTTTTCAGTTTGAAGCAAAAAACCCCAAAAGaagttattattttagcttaaatttatacgAAAAGTGCAAAGATTTTTCGGAAGTTatcattttcaatattatttcgTTAATTATGCGATAAAGTTGGAGGTGGATTGTGtgtctagtttttttttttttggcatgaGAAAGTTTACTTTCAAGTTAATTGTCTAttgataaaaatttttatcgtgttagttttaattatagagagcatagttttgttttttttttgttgtattacGGAAAGTTTGTCAAGTGAAAACTGACAAAAGAGGAGAGCATGTGAAAATTTGAGATAGAGATaattaagaaataataaagaaaacgTTGAAAAAGTTGAAAACTATAAGACGTTACGAGAGATATAAAAAGTGAAGACTCGTTTTTTTGGTTAAATACTTGAGAGAACTTGATTTTGAGATTTTTTTGTAAGCTTCTggtattatataaaaactctaaacataaacatatggaaaaaattaaattaaaaacgaaaaaaattgTCACGAACATCTGTGATGGAGAATGTCTCCGTTGTGGTAAATTAAGTGACCATCAGCATCATCTTGAATGACGGGCTTTGCTGTCTGTATTACGGCGAACGACGATGCAATTATCGGTTGTTATCGAATagtggcggtggtggtggtggtggtacGTTGTAGGTGCATTGAGTCCGATGATCGACGATGACAACGAGAGGCGAATGCGTTTAGAAAGCGaattacatttgttgttgcagttgcaggttgtcgttgttgttgttgtagcagtagcagtagtaGGAGTAGGGGGCGTGATTGTTGTTGAGTTGAGATGGCGTTACACAGTTGAATATATAaggtgcgtgtgtgtggcaaaagtATGTAATTtgaaagagagaaaaagaaacaaaaaagaaagagaaaaaagaaacgaaaaaaaTCATTTGATGGGTCAGGCGCCCCAGCGTTGTCCAAAGTGCGTCCAATCCAGCGTCAGCGCGTCAGGCCAGCCAATAAATTGCATACCACGAATCCCACGAATCCAGCGTTGGCACCACACATCAAATCCATATCCATCCAGTTAATCCAATCCCATCCGCAGGCGTTGTTGTAATTATCACCGAAACAATTGAGCCGAAATATCGACAACACATATCACatcacatcatcatcattcatCAAGTTGTACATCATCATCAACCCATCATTGTGATTTTCATCAATTCATATTCAGAAAAAACACGAGAAAAATACGTTTCGTTTGTTCGATAAGAAAATTAGTTCGgacacaatttttgtttttttgagagagagagagatttttgtgtttttttttttttacatataatGGTTAATAAAATTGGTAATGAAATCAaacatttacaacaaatagaacacacaacatacatacatatgtgtaacATATGAGgaaacaaacatatgtatgtatgcattatgtttgtgtgtgtgtgtgtgttggttgggcattagttaataataattgaagaattaaataaataaataaccatAAATAAACACATGGGCAAAAGCATATTTGCAATACATTTTTAcagctatataaaattatggttttcattctatttttttatcacataaatgagagagagagctacaattataatttattttttttgtatgttttgttggtaaaagaaaattgtagcATTAAACGCaagtgaataaaaaaaacaaatcgatCAAGTTTGCTTACATGAGGTTTGGGCGCATGCAGAACGCTGTTAATAGGTTAACATGACAGCGCGCTGTTAGTTAGCAGAGCAGTACTGTAAGTTTTTCtgtattgatttttgtattcGTTTGGGGGGGCAGTAAGCGAGTAAGTGAGAAACTAAAGAAGTTGCCGGCGTTGCAAGCACGTTAAGCTgttgcaaatgaaatcaataGTATGTGGCAGTACTTCAAGTGGCTTACAAAGGTCGAGAGTGTCTTTGGAATGCGTGACCTATGGAACAGCGCCGCTGAGGTGGCGCTCTTGGACAGCAGATAATGATCGTGCTGCTGCAGATAATGTGACGACGAGGACGACGACGGGGCCTGCTGTTGATGATAAAGCGCATTGGAGCgtcgattgctgctgctgctgctatacgGATCCAGCAAGTAGCTGGAGCTAAGACCACTGCTTGGCTTATAGCGATCAAACTCACTCAGCACAGCAGCTGTGCGGGAGCTGCCCgtgctgcgcagctgctgctgctgctgtagctgtagctgctgctggcgacgcgtgtctgctgctgctaaacgcGCACCAATGCCACCAAAGGCCAGCGCACCCGAGCTGCTTGAATGCAACAGATTACCGGGCCTATACTTGGACAGATCATTGTTATTGCGATCTGAATTAAGCAGAAAACGACTTTTGTTGCCGCCGATACTTgtcgcagttgctgctgctgctgctgctgccgctcccGCTGTGTCTTGCAGTGTGTGGTGATTGTTAGACAGAGCAGAGATGGAGGTGGAGTTGGTGTTGGTGGAGGAGGTTGTCAGAGATGAGCTTGTATTGTTATTTAGAGTACTGTTGTTGTtcgaattgttgctgctgccattgagtgcaattgttggtgttgttgtttcagTGTCagctgttgtgttgttgttgttggttagtTGTACGTCTTGCTCGCTATCGACTTCATCAGAGCTACTCTCTGAtgtgcttgagctgctgctagcATCGCTATCAACGATAGTTACTTTTTTGCTGCGCGACTTTTTCTTTGGTGCTTCTTTGGCTGGCGCCGCCTcctctttggctgctgctgctgccgcttcagTCTTTTTGGCCTCCTcctctgcagcagctgctgctgctgccaagacAGACTCCTCCATGCGCTTGACACGCTCCTTGAGCTCACGCCGCTTGCGCATGCGCTCCTCAAACTTCTTGGCCTCCAGGAACTGATTATCCTCGCGTAGCAGCAATATAATTGCTGCATTATCCTCAGACGAGCGATCGTCAGCcagaatttcaatttcttcaGCTGttagctctggctctggcgcaGGTTCTCTGCGTCGATTGGCAGCAAAGCGACTGCGTGTGCTTGGCATGCGCTCGTCTGTATCCAGATGCTCTAAAGTCTTAGTGCGTCCATACGAACGCTGTGTAGGGCGATGTGCATCCAAGCTGGAGTCCTCTTCAGCGCCACGACGTGCATAGCGGCTGGAGGGATAACCCGTGGCGCCACCAGCACGCAGCGCATCGTGATAATCATGCGGCTGATAGCGACTGCCATAGTCCAGTGGATAGTTGTCGTCCAGCAGGCGATTGCCGCTGGTGGTCAGATAGCCGCTGTCGCTGGAGTCGGCGATGTAGCGACTGCGCGGCATGCGTGAGCGATCTGCAGCGTTGAAGGAGCTCGACGACAACTTCGCTTTAGCCAGCTGATGTGAGGTGGCACTACGCAGCAgtccactgctgctgctactgccgGCGCCATAATCATCCGGCTCGAGCGTCTTGTCGCGATCCTCCTCGTATCTGCGTCTGCCCGCCGCACGCTCCAGCACATCCGAGTATTTGTTTTCCAGCCGCGAGACCGCCGACAATGTGGGCGTCTTGTCTTTGTCCAAGCGCAGTTCGCGCCGCTGAGAGAGAAACCAGTCAAGAGTcgcaaattgcaattgggcatttatacattttttttttttaaatggaGAGAAGAAGGAAAGTGCGTCTCTCGTGTGAAGCCAATGGAAACGCCAAAGCCAAGCGACAGTAAAAGCGTTTTACGCTTCGTTTGAGCCGCAGACACAAAGACTCCACCAACTCAAGTTAGTCGCATTTAAATGGCCTTTTCGGCAAATGTTGTCGTTGTCTTTTGGGGCTAATAACAGTGCAGTGCAGAATTTTACTGATTCACACTCGTTACCTGGCTGACTTTCTCCAACAAATTGTCGAGCTATTTTCACTACCGAAAGGGgctttgattttctttttgttttttaatttagaacGCATAGCGTAATCTAAACAAAATATCCACGGCACGCCGACCTtcacagtttatatataaaacaacaatatgtatatagagcTCTCTctagatatagatatatatatatcggagAGCAGCAAagactatatgtatatataaacatagaCGCAGACATTGCGGTGCGCTGTGTGgaatcgaaaataaaaatctgttGGCAAATACGCACACACGGCAGGCAACCAAAAAGTAGGAAAAGATATAGAATGCTATAAAATTTGCTCGTGTGGGCATACAATATGCAAGATATATATACGCCTTGAATATAAGTAGTGCACACTAATTAACAATCGgcctatatatatagtatatagcatatatatatgtgtatgcttGACAGTTATAATTGCTAACTTTGGTTAGTCGGCACGACAGTTTTAGGTTGCTGACTCACGCGACAGGTGAAAATCGAGCTAAAGCTTTTTTCGAAAATATttcgaaataaaatttataattggcACTGGGTCTATGaatgtgtctgctgctgctattggaATCTCTTGGATCGCTTTCCACTGGCTGCACTTTAGTTTACTACGCTCTAACCATATACTAACATCCAAGTCCAAGTCACGTCTGCCGCCGACGCCGCTGCCCAGACCGCGTATCATGGGCTTATagtagcc encodes:
- the LOC108602793 gene encoding uncharacterized protein DDB_G0287625 isoform X3, with the protein product MRIIATVIAEDSEKSKRSSSKTPTNDNERKKKSSSKSKAAKPQQKRQRSSEKATSSSGRRRAETEKDRDKPKEREREREPNTMSDRHRRYYAGGGLGYHPLSSTSSSNPSTAAIMGRYQKSSTTANALALDRLRTHLSPVGSSSSGGGGGGYYKPMIRGLGSGVGGRRDLDLDRRELRLDKDKTPTLSAVSRLENKYSDVLERAAGRRRYEEDRDKTLEPDDYGAGSSSSSGLLRSATSHQLAKAKLSSSSFNAADRSRMPRSRYIADSSDSGYLTTSGNRLLDDNYPLDYGSRYQPHDYHDALRAGGATGYPSSRYARRGAEEDSSLDAHRPTQRSYGRTKTLEHLDTDERMPSTRSRFAANRRREPAPEPELTAEEIEILADDRSSEDNAAIILLLREDNQFLEAKKFEERMRKRRELKERVKRMEESVLAAAAAAAEEEAKKTEAAAAAAKEEAAPAKEAPKKKSRSKKVTIVDSDASSSSSTSESSSDEVDSEQDVQLTNNNNTTADTETTTPTIALNGSSNNSNNNSTLNNNTSSSLTTSSTNTNSTSISALSNNHHTLQDTAGAAAAAAAATATSIGGNKSRFLLNSDRNNNDLSKYRPGNLLHSSSSGALAFGGIGARLAAADTRRQQQLQLQQQQQLRSTGSSRTAAVLSEFDRYKPSSGLSSSYLLDPYSSSSSNRRSNALYHQQQAPSSSSSSHYLQQHDHYLLSKSATSAALFHRSRIPKTLSTFTAKPVIQDDADGHLIYHNGDILHHRYKIMATLGEGTFGRVVKVKDMERDFCMALKIIKNVEKYREAAKLEINALEKIAMKDPHGDHLCVKMIDWFDYHGHMCIVFEMLGLSVFDFLRENNYEPYSLEQVRHMAYQLCYSVKFLHDNRLTHTDLKPENILFVDSDYTSHYNHKLNREVRRVKNTDVRLIDFGSATFDHEHHSTIVSTRHYRAPEVILELGWSQPCDVWSIGCILFELYLGITLFQTHDNREHLAMMERILGQIPYRMARNHTLYSKTKTKYFYHGKLDWDEKSSAGRYVRDHCKPLFLCQLSDSEDHCELFSLIKKMLEYEPSSRITLGDALRHPFFDRLPQHQRVGEMSNNKQPLSSGSSSRERSHSLSR
- the LOC108602793 gene encoding uncharacterized protein DDB_G0287625 isoform X2 — its product is MSTFLNRFHRDRSEKILTTTTANTANGENSSNDNKKTADMEAAQPRPQRRYMRSATAASVTQLLSESCNSLLQRFRRNPSERPDNKQQQQQQQQINRATVIAEDSEKSKRSSSKTPTNDNERKKKSSSKSKAAKPQQKRQRSSEKATSSSGRRRAETEKDRDKPKEREREREPNTMSDRHRRYYAGGGLGYHPLSSTSSSNPSTAAIMGRYQKSSTTANALALDRLRTHLSPVGSSSSGGGGGGYYKPMIRGLGSGVGGRRDLDLDRRELRLDKDKTPTLSAVSRLENKYSDVLERAAGRRRYEEDRDKTLEPDDYGAGSSSSSGLLRSATSHQLAKAKLSSSSFNAADRSRMPRSRYIADSSDSGYLTTSGNRLLDDNYPLDYGSRYQPHDYHDALRAGGATGYPSSRYARRGAEEDSSLDAHRPTQRSYGRTKTLEHLDTDERMPSTRSRFAANRRREPAPEPELTAEEIEILADDRSSEDNAAIILLLREDNQFLEAKKFEERMRKRRELKERVKRMEESVLAAAAAAAEEEAKKTEAAAAAAKEEAAPAKEAPKKKSRSKKVTIVDSDASSSSSTSESSSDEVDSEQDVQLTNNNNTTADTETTTPTIALNGSSNNSNNNSTLNNNTSSSLTTSSTNTNSTSISALSNNHHTLQDTAGAAAAAAAATATSIGGNKSRFLLNSDRNNNDLSKYRPGNLLHSSSSGALAFGGIGARLAAADTRRQQQLQLQQQQQLRSTGSSRTAAVLSEFDRYKPSSGLSSSYLLDPYSSSSSNRRSNALYHQQQAPSSSSSSHYLQQHDHYLLSKSATSAALFHRSRIPKTLSTFTAKPVIQDDADGHLIYHNGDILHHRYKIMATLGEGTFGRVVKVKDMERDFCMALKIIKNVEKYREAAKLEINALEKIAMKDPHGDHLCVKMIDWFDYHGHMCIVFEMLGLSVFDFLRENNYEPYSLEQVRHMAYQLCYSVKFLHDNRLTHTDLKPENILFVDSDYTSHYNHKLNREVRRVKNTDVRLIDFGSATFDHEHHSTIVSTRHYRAPEVILELGWSQPCDVWSIGCILFELYLGITLFQTHDNREHLAMMERILGQIPYRMARNHTLYSKTKTKYFYHGKLDWDEKSSAGRYVRDHCKPLFLCQLSDSEDHCELFSLIKKMLEYEPSSRITLGDALRHPFFDRLPQHQRVGEMSNNKQPLSSGSSSRERSHSLSR